The Pyrodictium delaneyi genome contains a region encoding:
- a CDS encoding cation:proton antiporter, protein MHETVHAAVLVGMLLLASKIGEEVAERTRLPGFIGSVLAGLVLSSAVLGVVTPEDLESASLLFMLGINFTLFLAGIEELSNPSLLVPRRQDIIATFLLLSGSMISTLAVLWILTDVSLRTALGIGLIMSIISAGPLMKILLSKGTLGEREIAAMRVGLLVEIVSLILFNTVTQGFNVTKLVQSAAFVALVYMVGRHYLDEILMFIERHMAVKEAPFAIVVAMVIMAGYIAEALGFNAAVTALLLGVFLSEYMELRPLYLERIRAFTYGFLEPLFFIGIGVHAIRPSATTLLISAALLLAASLPKIAIASMEGFQGRERLIYLAKGGVDAALLLSLLQAKLLGYNMYTATLVAVIASTILSSLSFRVSERKPDALRLRLRDIDLDMDIIHVDERAEYAAKIVSEKGAAVVVDEYMRPVGYVTAEDFVEADPQLLRRLPLRFFLRTEVPIVPADKTLVEILSDISLLHEPIIAVVNDRGEIIGTITTRKLLSLLLRPSAKRKETSMPTGSENGRGGSEAPAPQHPRGES, encoded by the coding sequence ATGCATGAAACCGTTCATGCTGCGGTCTTAGTTGGTATGCTCCTTCTCGCTTCCAAGATAGGCGAAGAGGTTGCCGAACGAACCCGTTTACCGGGCTTCATAGGCTCGGTACTTGCTGGCTTGGTTCTAAGTAGTGCTGTATTAGGTGTTGTTACACCAGAGGATCTGGAGTCTGCATCACTTCTTTTCATGCTAGGTATAAACTTTACACTATTCCTTGCAGGTATAGAAGAGCTCTCTAACCCTTCACTTCTAGTACCACGGCGTCAAGACATCATTGCAACATTTCTCCTACTTTCAGGTTCCATGATTTCTACCCTCGCCGTGTTATGGATTCTCACCGACGTTTCCCTACGGACCGCCTTGGGCATAGGTCTTATAATGAGTATAATCAGTGCAGGACCATTGATGAAAATACTCCTCTCTAAGGGAACTCTTGGAGAACGTGAAATAGCTGCAATGAGAGTTGGCCTTCTCGTTGAGATAGTCAGCCTTATACTCTTCAACACTGTAACCCAGGGCTTTAATGTTACTAAGCTTGTTCAGTCAGCTGCATTCGTAGCACTAGTTTACATGGTTGGCAGACACTACCTCGACGAGATTTTAATGTTTATAGAGAGACATATGGCTGTAAAAGAGGCACCGTTCGCCATAGTAGTAGCAATGGTTATAATGGCAGGTTACATAGCTGAAGCCCTCGGCTTCAATGCTGCTGTAACCGCCCTTTTGCTAGGCGTCTTTCTCTCAGAGTATATGGAACTCCGCCCGCTATACCTTGAGCGTATAAGAGCATTCACTTACGGCTTCTTAGAACCATTATTCTTCATCGGCATAGGTGTTCATGCCATACGCCCATCAGCAACTACTCTATTAATTTCTGCAGCTCTCTTGCTCGCCGCATCACTCCCAAAGATAGCAATAGCCTCAATGGAGGGATTCCAGGGAAGGGAACGACTCATATACCTAGCCAAGGGCGGTGTTGACGCAGCACTGCTACTTTCATTACTTCAAGCAAAGCTCCTAGGTTACAACATGTACACAGCCACGCTTGTAGCAGTTATAGCTTCTACAATATTGTCATCGTTGTCCTTCCGTGTCTCAGAGCGTAAACCCGACGCGCTCCGGCTAAGACTACGCGACATAGATCTCGACATGGATATAATCCATGTAGATGAGCGAGCCGAGTACGCAGCAAAAATAGTCTCAGAGAAAGGAGCTGCAGTCGTTGTAGACGAGTATATGCGTCCTGTAGGTTACGTTACAGCCGAGGATTTTGTTGAAGCTGACCCCCAGTTACTGAGGCGCCTGCCGTTGCGCTTCTTCCTGCGAACTGAGGTGCCGATAGTTCCAGCAGATAAAACTCTTGTAGAGATACTTTCAGATATATCGCTGCTACATGAACCAATCATAGCTGTTGTGAATGATCGAGGCGAGATCATAGGAACTATAACTACTAGGAAACTATTATCACTATTACTCCGACCCTCAGCTAAGAGGAAGGAAACCTCAATGCCAACCGGGTCTGAAAATGGAAGGGGAGGCTCTGAAGCGCCGGCCCCACAACATCCCCGAGGAGAATCCTAG
- a CDS encoding DUF2299 domain-containing protein has protein sequence MTQNSKDRVTAWLTSAGFIVAPLNTALPSNAEWGLAVSTPPPVQVKLRIFGLKTGGIVIGMGVNFSDKHREELIRLPVEERIRFSATMLDRVLSICPYCRIALQGGVTSPVALVAEILLFNDEITRQRLVDDSARLVNVFLIVNALLWEKFPHTITAPQQSQSSSFI, from the coding sequence ATGACACAAAATTCTAAGGACAGAGTTACTGCATGGCTAACGAGTGCCGGATTCATAGTCGCTCCGCTCAACACAGCCCTCCCATCTAATGCTGAGTGGGGGCTAGCAGTATCGACACCACCCCCTGTACAAGTTAAGCTTAGAATCTTTGGACTAAAGACCGGTGGAATAGTAATAGGTATGGGTGTTAACTTCTCTGATAAGCACAGAGAGGAACTAATACGGTTACCAGTCGAGGAACGTATCAGATTCTCCGCAACAATGCTTGACCGCGTTCTCTCCATATGCCCGTATTGCCGTATAGCGCTCCAAGGTGGCGTTACCTCCCCCGTAGCGCTGGTTGCTGAGATACTACTTTTCAACGATGAGATTACAAGGCAGCGACTCGTGGATGATTCTGCCAGACTTGTAAACGTGTTCCTAATAGTTAATGCATTATTGTGGGAGAAGTTTCCTCATACTATTACAGCACCACAACAATCGCAAAGTTCCTCGTTTATCTAG